From the Prosthecobacter sp. SYSU 5D2 genome, the window AAATGCGACTGCCTTTACCGTGAACAGAGCCACGCAGATCACGGCCACGGTTCCACCTCACGAGGAAGGGATGGTCAGTGTCCTCGTCACCACCCCCGGTGGAACGAGCGAGGCCAACTCTCTCTTCACCTACATCCGGCCTGCCCCGACAGTGAGCCTGAATACGTCGAATTTGACGGGCAACGCCACCAGCCTAACCATCACTGGAGCGAATTTTGATGCCGTGACCCCCGGCAACAACACGGTCGTTTTTACCCCGGCAGGTAGCGGAACCGTGACTGCATCGACAGCCACCTCTTTGACCGTGACCAACCTGAGCGGCCAGAAAGTGGGTGCGCTCTATGCCACCGTCACCACGAATAACCAGAGCAGTGGCACCGCAGTACAGGTGGCGACCGTTATCAATTCAGCCCCAACTGATCTTGCACTGAGCAGCAACACGCTGGCGGAAAACTCACCCTCCAATACCACGGTGGGCATCTTGAGCAGCACCGACCCGAATGCCGATGACACTTTTACTTATACGCTGGTGACGGGCGCGGGCAGCACGAACAATGCGTCCTTTAACATCTCAGGCAATGCATTGCGGTTCACCGCCTCGCCTAACTACGAGACCAAGAGCAGCTATACCGTGAGAGTGCGCACGAGGGATGCAGGCAACCTGACCTTCGAGAAAAGCTTTGCCATTACGATCACGAACGTGAATGAACCGCCCACGGGCCTGACTTTGAGCGGTAACATGCTCCCTGAGGCCTCGCCCCCCAACAGCACGGTGGGCACTTTGAGCAGTAACGACCCGGATGCCGCTGAAACCTTCACCTACACGCTGGTGGCGGGCGCGGGCAGCACGGACAATGGGGCCTTTAATATTTTGGGTAACGCATTGCGGCTCACCGCTTCGCCTAACTATGATGTTAAGAGCAGCTATTCCGTGCGAGTGCGCACGACCGATGCGGGCGGCCTGATCTTTGCGCGTAGCTTTACCATTGGAATCAATGAAACGAATGAAGCCCCGACCGCCCTGGCTCTGAGCGGCAATACGCTACCTGAGAACAACCTGGCGAATGCCACGGTGGGCTCGCTAAGCGCGACAGACCCCAATGTAGATCAGACGCACACCTTCAGCATCGTCGAAGGCACCGGGGACACGGACAACGACGACTTCAGCATCGTCGGCACGGATTTGCGCATCTCCGTGAGCACCGACTACGAGACGAAGAGCAGCTACAGCCTCCGCGTGCAGGCCGATGACGGTGAGGGCGGCACCTTTGAGGAGGTCTTCATTCTCATGATTCTCGATGTGGCAGAGCCGGTGATCGCTGTCCTGGGCAGGGACCAGGTCATCATCAACGGCGACACGACGCCTGATGCGGCGGACGCGACCGACTTTGGCAACGCGGCGCTTGTCAACGCGCCGGTGACCCACCTCTTCACCATCGCCAATGACGGGGATGCCGTACTGAATCTCGCCAGCCCCGCCGTGGTCCTCAGCGGCCCCGGCGCGGCGGATTTTAAGGTGACGACGCTTCCTGCTGCCGCTGTGGCCGCGAGTGATCAGACAACCTTCGCCATCACCTTCGATCCCCGCCTGCCGGGCCTCCGCACGGCCACGGTGACGGTGGCCAGTGATGATGGAGCGAACGGCAGTTACAGCTTCGCCATCAGTGGCTTCGGCGGCCTGAGCAAGCTGAAGACCCAAACGATCACCTTTGCTCCGCCGAAGACGGTTTACCTCGGCCAGAGCTCGCTGACCCTGAGCGCCTATGCCAGCTCGGAGCTGCCGGTGACGCTGAATGTGGTGCCCGTCGGGACTACTGCGGCAGGGGCCGGGATCGTGGGGAATGTGCTGAGCTTCGCAGGCATCGGCAAGGTGAAGGTGCAGGCCGTGCAGGCGGGTGACGGCAACTATGCGGCCGCCAAGACCGTGGTGAAAACGATCACGGTCAAAGCCACCCCCGCAGCGCTGACGCTGGTCGATCTGGCCCAGAGCTACACCGGCACACCCCGTGTCATCGGCACCCTCGGTGGTAGCGGCGAGGTGACGATCGAATACAAGATCGGCACCGCCTTTGGCAGCACAGCCCCCACGGCGGCGGGCAAATACAGCGTGAAGGCCACGGACAGCACCGGCACCAAGACCGGCACGCTCACCATTAGCAAAGCCCCGCTCTACGTGACGCCCGATGACAAACGCAAGTTCGCCGGGCAGGAGAATCCCGCACTGACATCCGTTTACAGCGGCTTCATGGCATCGGACACGGCGGTGGTCTTTACCAAGACACCCGTGCTCAAAACGAAGGCCAAGGCAACCAGTGGAGGCGGGCTCTACCCCATCACGGCCAGCGCCGGTGCGGCGGCTAACTACCTGTTTGTTTATCAGCAAGGAACGATGGTGGTGGAAAGTTTTGGCGGGAGTTATGAAGCGCTGCTGGTGGATGCCAGCGCCCTGCCCGTGGGCAAACTGATGCTCACGGTGCCGCTCACCGGCCAGGCTTTCACCGGCAAGCTCGCCACCGCCAAGGAGACCGCCGCCCTGTCGCTGAAGGGCAGCCTAACAATAAGCGTGGAGAACGAAATCGCCACCGGAACCGCGACCGTGATGAAGGGTGCCGTGCCCTATGTCGTCAGCTTTACCCTGCCGATGAAGGGGGACGTGCTCGTAACCGCGATGCGCGATGGCCAGCCCCTGAGCAGTGCCGTGACGGGCCGCAAGCTCCTGGTCCTGCCCAAAGGCGGGAAGGTGCTCTACAGCGGTGCCCATACCGCTGTGCTGGAGCCCGCGCTGCCCGCAGTGGCAGACATCCCCGCAGGAGCCGGCTGGGCGAAATCCACCCTCAGCACCACGGGGGTGATGACCCTCGCAGGCAGGCTGGCCGATGGCACCGTCTTCACCACCGCCCTGGCCCCGGATGCGGATCCAGACCCTGGTTACCGCCTCTTTGTGCAACCCTACAAAAAACGCACCGAGTCCTATCTGGGCGGTGTCTTCACCCTGCTGCCGCACCCAACGCAGACGAACCGCCGTTATGTCATTGAGGCTGGCCTGACCTGGCAAAAGGCGGGCCTCGCTGCGGATGCCACGTATCGCGCAGGCTTCGGCCCGGTGACCACGGTGATGATGCTTGACCCCTGGCTGCCCCCGGTTACCGCCAAGGGATCGACCCCGGCCATCACCCTCGCGACCCGGCTCGGCCTAACCGACAACAGCTTTGAGGTCATGCACAGCGACACGGCCAGCACGCTGCACGGCAACCTGCCCACCCGCGTCGGCCTGAGCCTCAAGAACGTCGTCAGCGTGCAACTCCCGCTGACCACGCCCGTAAACTCCACCAAGTGGAAAACGAAGCTGGTGCCAAAGACGGGTCTCTTTAGTGGCAGCTTCGAGCTTGCGGACACAACGGTGAAGCCGCGCGTTGTGACCTTCAGTGGGGTGCTGCGTCAGCCTGCGACGGAACCCGATGTCTTGATCGGCAATGGTCACTACCTGCTGCCCGCCCTGCCGGGTGCCCCGAGCAACGAGAGACTCTCGGGCGAAGTGAGGTTCGTTCGCCCATAACTTTAGTTTGGGGCGGCAGCGCGGGGTTCAGCAGGTGGAGGTTGTGCGCGTGCAGGGCGGTGATCAAAGGTGGTTCGCAGTGGAAAAAAAGAACCCCCAGGCCTCACGATGCCCCAGAGCCGCGTCGCGGCGACCCTATCCGTAGCCGTGGTCGCAGCGAAGCCAGGCCACGGTTGCATGGCACACCCGCCACGTTCCACGACCAGCCGCACCGGCTCAAGCTACTTTGCATGTGAGAACTGCGAACTGAGGACTGAGGACTTCTCCCCCCCCCTCTCCCGCCATTTTGCCAACATCCCCCCTGCCTTGCCCGTTGCACGACGCGGAAGGAGGGGCTAGCTCTTGGGGTCCAAGCAAAATCATTCCGACATGTCTGCACAGCCCACCATTATCTACACGAAGACCGACGAAGCCCCAGCTCTCGCCACGTATTCCCTTTTGCCCATTGTGGAAGCCTTTACGAAGTCCTCCGGCATCCGGGTGGAGCTGAGGGACATCTCGCTGGCGGGGCGCATCATTGCGACGTTTGCGGATGTGCTGAAGGCGGAGCAGCGGATCCCGGATGAGCTGGGCTACCTGGGCAAGCTCTGCCTGGAGCCGACGACGAACATCATCAAGCTGCCAAACATTTCGGCCTCGGTGCCGCAGCTCAAGGCGGCGGTGGCGGAACTGCAGGCGCTGGGTTATGCGCTGCCGGACTATCCGGAGAATGCGCAGACGGACGCGGAAAAAGAAACCAAGGCGCGCTATGCCAAGGTGATGGGCAGCGCGGTGAATCCGGTGCTGCGCGAGGGGAACTCCGACCGCCGTGCGCCGAAGGCGGTGAAGGACTATGCGAAGAAGCACCCGCACTCGATGGGCAAGTGGGCGTCGGATTCGAAGACCCGTGTGGGTACGATGGGCGGCAAGGGTGACTTTTTCTCCAATGAAAAATCCGT encodes:
- a CDS encoding choice-of-anchor D domain-containing protein; translated protein: MSSRRRTCPALTCLRLLALIGIAWLGMISSLSHAAPPFPEFVDPRPREGNQFGKTVVVLSTGNVVITAPFDDAGGYGAGAVYLFNGATGALISTLRGASGYDFIGNGGITALSNGNFVVSSSSWSNGTNYDVGAVTWGSGISGVSGTVSSSNSLVGSKAHDSVGQVTALSNGNYLVCSQSWDNGNVVDAGALTWCDGSSPTIGRVSSSNSLVGSKAEDRLGNWGVMLLSNGNYLVRSPDWDGSTVDAGAVTWVSGSSAMIGVISSSNSLVGSRTGDKVGSGGVKLLSNGNYVVCSPDWNNGSVVDAGAVTWGSGSSGVSGVVSSSNSLVGSTASDQVGSGGVTVLSNGNYVVGSSSWDNGTVWNAGAVTWCDGNNGTSGEVSSSNSLVGSTDSDELSSGGVTALTNGNYVVCSPLWGNGRTFSYGAVTWCNGSSGATGEVNSSNSLVGNEALDAVGYGGVTALSNGNYVVSSPHWGRLPFIYLGAVTWGDGSSGVSGSVNGINSLIGSTMWDGVGSGGVKALSNGNYVVCSPLWGDGLGAVTWGSGSSGVNREIKSSNSLLGSTVEDYVGNGGVTELSNGNYVVLSSDWSNGTADKAGAVTWGSGSSGISGVVSSSNSLVGSKADDQVGDGGVTRLSNGNYVVVSSDWSNGTADKAGAVTWGSGSGGVSGTVGSSNSLVGSKFGDQVGSGGVTSLINGNYVVCSPNWDNGTFVNAGAVTWGDGSSGVSGAVSAAGSLVGLTRDANLGYVIVDYFNGTYFGRFIDENSGKVRLGSQGDGLAVYAPTVTGINPSSGSTAGGTVVTITGTDLTGATAVTFGGTNATAFTVNRATQITATVPPHEEGMVSVLVTTPGGTSEANSLFTYIRPAPTVSLNTSNLTGNATSLTITGANFDAVTPGNNTVVFTPAGSGTVTASTATSLTVTNLSGQKVGALYATVTTNNQSSGTAVQVATVINSAPTDLALSSNTLAENSPSNTTVGILSSTDPNADDTFTYTLVTGAGSTNNASFNISGNALRFTASPNYETKSSYTVRVRTRDAGNLTFEKSFAITITNVNEPPTGLTLSGNMLPEASPPNSTVGTLSSNDPDAAETFTYTLVAGAGSTDNGAFNILGNALRLTASPNYDVKSSYSVRVRTTDAGGLIFARSFTIGINETNEAPTALALSGNTLPENNLANATVGSLSATDPNVDQTHTFSIVEGTGDTDNDDFSIVGTDLRISVSTDYETKSSYSLRVQADDGEGGTFEEVFILMILDVAEPVIAVLGRDQVIINGDTTPDAADATDFGNAALVNAPVTHLFTIANDGDAVLNLASPAVVLSGPGAADFKVTTLPAAAVAASDQTTFAITFDPRLPGLRTATVTVASDDGANGSYSFAISGFGGLSKLKTQTITFAPPKTVYLGQSSLTLSAYASSELPVTLNVVPVGTTAAGAGIVGNVLSFAGIGKVKVQAVQAGDGNYAAAKTVVKTITVKATPAALTLVDLAQSYTGTPRVIGTLGGSGEVTIEYKIGTAFGSTAPTAAGKYSVKATDSTGTKTGTLTISKAPLYVTPDDKRKFAGQENPALTSVYSGFMASDTAVVFTKTPVLKTKAKATSGGGLYPITASAGAAANYLFVYQQGTMVVESFGGSYEALLVDASALPVGKLMLTVPLTGQAFTGKLATAKETAALSLKGSLTISVENEIATGTATVMKGAVPYVVSFTLPMKGDVLVTAMRDGQPLSSAVTGRKLLVLPKGGKVLYSGAHTAVLEPALPAVADIPAGAGWAKSTLSTTGVMTLAGRLADGTVFTTALAPDADPDPGYRLFVQPYKKRTESYLGGVFTLLPHPTQTNRRYVIEAGLTWQKAGLAADATYRAGFGPVTTVMMLDPWLPPVTAKGSTPAITLATRLGLTDNSFEVMHSDTASTLHGNLPTRVGLSLKNVVSVQLPLTTPVNSTKWKTKLVPKTGLFSGSFELADTTVKPRVVTFSGVLRQPATEPDVLIGNGHYLLPALPGAPSNERLSGEVRFVRP